The Lewinellaceae bacterium DNA window GAGTTATTGCCAAATCTGACCGGAACGTTGCAAGCTCCTGTTGTTCCTTTTTTCAATAAGCGGGTTTTCAGTTCGTACCTGGGGCGCACCGAATATCCGCAGGTGACCTTTTTTGCCGACGACCTGGAGCAATTATGGGGCGTCTATAAAAAACAGTTCATTTACCTGGAGGCTGCCGGTGGGTTGGTATTTAACCAGGATAACAACCTGCTGGTCATTTTTCGCCGGGGATCCTGGGATCTGCCCAAAGGGAAGGTTGATCCGGGCGAAACACTCCAGGAGACCGCTATGCGTGAGGTAATGGAAGAGACGGGTATCCTGACGAAAATCCTGGCTGACCTGCCTCCCACTTATCACACCTATCCTTACAGAGATGGCATTGCCCTGAAAAAGTCCGTCTGGTACGAAATGCAATGGACCGAGGGCCAGATAAAGCTCCAGGCAGAAGAAGATATCGAGGACCATGCCTGGATAGCTCCCCAGCAGTTTTTAGAGAAATACCATCCGATCTACCCCAGTATCCGCGAAGTGGTGACAGCTTACCTGGACAAACATCCGCATTAGATCCATAATAGGTCTAAAAGAGAAAGTCTTGCAATCAGTTCTTTTGATTCGGGTTTAAGATGTTGTCAATACGAACGAGGATATCCTCAAGATGTCCCTTTTTCTCCGGTAGTCCTGAGGATCGGCTGATGGAAGCCACAACATCACCACGCAAGGTCTTCAGTTGTTGCCGGATAATTGGCTTGATGTCCGATTCGGTCACCTTCACATCTTCATCCTTCATCAGTGTACCCAGCACATCAAGATAACCGCGTTGCAAATTACGTCTGAAAGCATCCGGTGTCTGTGTGTTGGTCAGCTCACTCCATATCGTCTCACGGGTTGAATTCATCAGTTCATCCAGACTGTAAGCAGAGATCGGATAGAGCGCTTTTTGTTCCATCAATCGCAGGAGACGTTCCTTGTCATAGAGGCTATTGAGGGTTCGCAATTGCAGTGACCGGACATTTTCCATGGTGCCCACAGGGTCAATCCTTTCGAGGATGTCCGGTACTAATAACCAGTTAGGTGTTGTGAAAACATTGTGATTCAGCCAGTTAACAGCTCCTGCTTGCCGTGCTTTTGGAACCTGCAGGTACACCGGACTGTCTTCATCTGCTGTCTTCCGGTATTCGTAGACACCGCCGACATTCATAGTCACGTGCCCGATATATCTGCGGTATTGGCCGATAACGGCATTGTACATATCTTCCAATTCTTCAAATTCTTTTCCTTCCTGGGAGGACCAATCGATCAACTGAGGTACGATCCTTTTTAGATTGTTAAGCCCCATGTCACTGGCATAAACCGCGTCGTCACCGAGGTCTTCAGTTTGTGAGGACGGGTCGATGCCATTCACATGACCAAAGCGGTAGATCGGATTTCCGGATTTCTCCTTCACCCATTGATTTAGCGTGGACCGTTCAGAGTCCTTGGTGCTTCCCGGAATAATCCGGTAACCGTAGGTTATTGACCAATCGTCATACGGACCGATGCCAGGATAGAAATTCGTAACACCGTCCTCCGGCTGGGCTATGTAATTAAATCGCGCATAGTCCATGATTGAAGGAGCCGTACCATGGTTTTTGGTGAATGTCCTGGACCTGAGGGAGTCAAC harbors:
- a CDS encoding NUDIX hydrolase; this encodes MYKIYSTAQVCCLATPQELLPNLTGTLQAPVVPFFNKRVFSSYLGRTEYPQVTFFADDLEQLWGVYKKQFIYLEAAGGLVFNQDNNLLVIFRRGSWDLPKGKVDPGETLQETAMREVMEETGILTKILADLPPTYHTYPYRDGIALKKSVWYEMQWTEGQIKLQAEEDIEDHAWIAPQQFLEKYHPIYPSIREVVTAYLDKHPH